The Deltaproteobacteria bacterium genome contains the following window.
TCCTTAGCGATGCTGGCCTTGAGGGCCTCAAGCTCCTTTTCGATCTCTTCATCACCTTCCAGACGGGCAAATTCATCATCCAACACTGGCTTACGATAGGCGTTAACCAGGTCGGCCTCGGCCTCCATCCGTTCGATGCGATTCTCGAACTGTTCAAAACGAATAACTGCCTCGGTGCTGTCACTCTGCCGAATTTCCTCCTGAGCACGGCGCTTCCTCCGGGCATGAATGTGCCGCTGAATCAGGACGCGCTGTTTCTCCCTGACTAAATGAAGTTTTTCTTCGAGCTGCCGGATATCATTCTGGTACTGGTCGGTCAAGGCCTCGTACTGCCGCATCTCGCCCTCCAGCGAGTCAGTTTTATCCTGAAAGCGCCTCTTCTCCATGAGCGCCTCACGCGCCAGGTCCTCCCGTCCCTTGTTGACCGCGAGCTGCGCTTTCTCCTCCCAATTTTTTGTACGT
Protein-coding sequences here:
- the pspA gene encoding phage shock protein PspA; the protein is MGVFSRFRDIINSNINAMLDRAEDPEKMIRLMIQEMEDTLVEIKASCAGVMANKKKAQRMWDEALKRTKNWEEKAQLAVNKGREDLAREALMEKRRFQDKTDSLEGEMRQYEALTDQYQNDIRQLEEKLHLVREKQRVLIQRHIHARRKRRAQEEIRQSDSTEAVIRFEQFENRIERMEAEADLVNAYRKPVLDDEFARLEGDEEIEKELEALKASIAKESQESTPTSGQG